ACCGAGAAAGGAGAGGCGTTGGCCGCCATTCTGCTCGCGAGAATCGAAACGTTTTAGGTTTCCTTCGTGTATCTGTCAACACTAAGATTAGATATCAAATCACCCTTCTTGGTCGTCCCATTGAAGATGGAGACGACGCAAGAATGGGTGTTTAACATCGCGTTTTGCCGGGCCGCGATCGCGGCGTTGGCATTGGCATTGGCTTGCCAGCAATCAGCTTACGCCGACAGCAAGCCGTCCATTGTAGCAACCAAGCTCTTGACCGCGTCAACGCTCTTTTGGAAGTTCGTTTTTTCTTCCGCGGTTAATTCCAATTCGACAATTTTTTCAACGCCATCGTTTCCTAAGATACATGGCACGCCAACGTAGAACCCGCCAACACCGTATTGTGTGTCACAATAGGCAGCGCAGGGGATCAGGCGTTTCTTGTCTTTGACGATCGCTTCGACCATCTGGGTGCAAGCGGCCGCCGGTGCGTAGTAGGCGCTGCCGGTCTTCAACAGCGAGACGATTTCGGCGCCTCCCTTGCGAGTGCGGTCGACGATTTCGTCGAGCCGTTGTTGCGATAGCAATTGAGTGACGGGGATGCCGCCGACGCTGGTGCAGCTGGGGATTGGGACCATCGTGTCGCCGTGGCCACCCATCAACATCGCGCTGATGTCTTCGACGCTGACACCCAATTCCATCGCCAGGAACGCGCGATAGCGTGCGGTGTCCAAAACGCCAGCTTGGCCAACGACCTTGTTGGGGGCGAAACCGGTGACCTTCAACATCTGTTGAACCATCGCGTCCAACGGATTGCTGACGACGATTACCACGGCGTTGGGACTGGTCGCTTTGATCTGTTCGCCAACGCTGGAGACGATCTTGGCGTTGGTTGCCAACAGATCGTCGCGGCTCATTCCCGGTTTCCGTGGGATGCCGGCGGTCACGACGATCACATCGCTGTCGCGGGAGTCGTCGTAGCTGGTGGTGCCAACAATGTTGCTATCAAATCCCACGATGGGCGAAGCTTGCATCAGATCCAAGGCCTTCCCCTTGGGCATGTCTTCGGTTGCGGGAATGTCGAGCAAAACGATATCGCCCAGTTCGGCCGCAGCACACCAATGGGCACAGGTGGCGCCGACGTTTCCGGCTCCGATGATCGTGATTTTGGCTCTTTTCATGTCTGACTTTCTGGAGGGTGAGAGGGTTCAAATTCAGTAGCCCAGCGGGCCCGTTGTCCATCGGTCGCCGATTATACCGCGCGTTGCGAATGTATGGCACGGCACCGCAGCCCAAGTCGCTTTATGAAGTTGCGAAAATTAACGGTGGGGCGTTTGGATCGCGCAGCGGTTTGTTGCGACGGGCGGGCGAGCCGTTCGGGGCGGGGGATCGGGGGCGTCGTGCTGGCGTCAAGAAAGCGGATTGTCGTCCAGATTGGGAATCACGTCGGGCATCATCTTGTTTCGCTTTGCCCGCATCTGGCGATCCGCTTGGGATGCCTTGGTCAGGTAGGCAATCGTGCCGATCAGGCCCACCATAAATACGATCGCGATGATCCAGCCGATTCGGGCTAGGCTCGCTTGGGCAGATCCGGCTGGCTTGATCGTGATCGCGGTCCCGGCGATCAGCGGTCCGATCTGGCGATCGCCCCCCTTGCTGCTGACGAAATCGGTTTCGTACGTCCATAACCGATAGAAGAAGCCGTCGACGTCGATCATCGCTTTGTGCATCAGCATCGCTTTGGTGACGCGTCCGTTCTGGCTGACCAGATCGTTGAGAAACGGCGGCAGTTTCAGCATCGCCAACGTCACGGGATAGCGGTTGCCAAATATGATCGGCTCGCCGCCATCCTTGGTCGGGATGCGAACCTGGGCGTTGTCCAGTTCGCCAAAGGCGTCGATCTCCCAATAGTGATCTTGTCCGATCTGATCTTGCAGCGACGGCGCGACGATCTGTTGAATTCGGGCCGTTTCCAGTCGCACGCGAATGAATTCGCCGATCAGTTTCTCTGATTCGGCGGCGTTTAATAAGACCTGTGGGCGAATCGCACGCGGAGTGGCGGTGGTGTCGGACGAAACTTGGTTGGCTGCTTTTAGGAATTCATAAAACGCGGACGATTCGGCCGACGACAGAGGCGAGCGGTTGCGGCGTTGGATCAAGCCAAATTGGCCCACGTCGAAGCCTGCTTTGCTCAACAGAATCCAACCCTCCGGGAGAGGCAGACTGGGATCGGATTGCGTTGGGAACCATTGGACGTTGCCGCAAACGATCAACGGCGGAGCGGTCGGCGACGCGCTGGCGATCAAAAATCCGCGGCCTCGCAGTGGTTGTTGCAGTGTTTTGGCACGCTTCCATTGTTGCGGAACCTGCTTGCACAACAGCCCGAGTTCTTCGTCGTCGACCACGACCTTGATCAACCACATCGCATCGAAGTCCAGCGATTCGGAGAGTCGCTCGGGAATCGGTATCCGTTGCAGCCCGATCGCTTCGCCCTGGATCTCGATCGCGTGAGGGAGATTGGGAGAGGTCGTGGTCGGTTGAGCCAGCAGGTCGGTCAGATGTTGGTCGCCGATCCGCGCGACACGCCACAGCACGCGGGCTGCTTCAGCCGGTACTGCGCTGGTCGTCGATTGAGCTTTCCACCACTGGCGAACCGATTCCAGATCGGCTTCGGAAACGCCGGGGATCGGTTCGTCAACGGCCTGTGCAGCGGTTGGGTTGGCCAGGCCGAAGCCCCAGGCAAATGCGAGGGACAACGCGGCGATGCAGGTTTTCATCTTCTCTCAATCCAGATTGTCGAAGAGCTTTAAGGCTGGCTGCGTTCGTTTTTGACGCAACAGTTGGTCGTGTCGCGCGTTTCGGCGGACGCTCCAGTACCACAGGCCGGTGACCGCGAAAGCGATCATTGCCGCGGCTGCGACGATCATCGCAATCGTCGAACGGGCGGGAGATGGGCCGCTCGCCGCAGCGGTCCGCGGCGCGGTTTGGGCGGGTGTGATTCTGGCGACCAACAGCGGAGCTTGATCGTATCCGCCGACCGATCGATACAGGTAGCGTTTCAAAAACAGGCCATCGATGTCGACCATCGGGCCGCTGTCATCGACACCGCTCTCGGGCAGGCTGGCAATCTGTGGAGGAACGCTGGGGCTGTAGACAACGATCGGCCGTTCCGATCCATCGGTCGGCCGCAGCCAAACCATCCAGTAGTCATCGATATTAAAAGGGTTCGGTTTCGCATCGATCCGCGTCGCTTGGACGGCCTGACCGTACATTCGTACATGGCGTCCGCGGTAGATCACCGATTGTTCGATCAGCGGCACAACGCCGACATAAACCGGATCTTCGGATAATCGGTCGCCGTTGGCGATCCGTTCCAATGTTCGATAAAAGGCTTTGAAGTCGCCCCCATTCCAGACCGTGCCATCTTCGACCGTGTCAAAGTAGGTCGCGTCGAGAGCGGATTGCAGGTCGGTCAACAGCCGATCGGCGGCCGGTTCGCGATCGGGCTGGCCCGACAGTGCGGTTTCAAATTCGGTGGGATCCGCAAAACCGGCCTCCCTCGCCGCGCTGGCGACAGTCGCACTGAGGCTGTTGAGTTGTTCATCGTCTTCCGCAGTCGTCTCGGTCGTTGGATGGCGAAGCGCTGCCAAGCGGCGGGTCAATTGATCGCGGATGTCAGGACTCAAACGCCCGACCAGGCTGGCAAAGTCTGCCGCGGCACGCGGTTTCGGTGGGGCCGCGGGTAGAAACACCGGCTGGCTTTGGATCTCGATCCCTGCAGGGGTTGTGATCGGAACGCCCAGCCGCGCAAAAATCTTGCGGTAGACTTCGGGATCACCCGCTTGCTGCATCAACAACAGCACGAGAACCAGGGCGAGTGTCAGCGTGGTCAGCCGCCGTCCGTTGGAACGGACCGCCGTCGTTTTGTCATTTCGCTGGCGGTACAGCGAGCGATCGGTTAGTGAACTGCGGATTTTCATTAGGATGTTCGGTATATGAGATACAATTGATTATAGCTTTTCCGGTATCCCCGCGGTTGGCTGTTGTAACGCGCCATCGGCTCTTTATATTGAATAGAGACGGAAGCGACGCAGTGCCACGGCAGCAAGGGGGTATACTTTTCCCCTCGGTGTCAGGGTGCGGATTCGCATCTCAGGCTCCAACCGGTCGCGCTAACTAAAATAGCTCGAACGTTCCTTATCCGACACAGGCATATTTCATGCCAGACGCCTTCCCCAGCTGATTGAACTCAGGGTTCGAATGATCCACCTCACCAAGATGGTCCCGACGGGGCTGCTCGCGATCGGACTTGCTTTCTCTGCATCACCGCTGCACGTTTTGGGCGAAGAACCGGCAGAGATGTATCTGAAACAACTGCGGGCCAATCGTTATTTCGACATGGCGTTGATCTATTTGGACCGGATCGAAAAAGGGGCCCCCGCTCCCGATGAGATTCGGTCGGCGATTGGGTTAGAGCGGGCGCAGACCTATTTAGAGATCGCCGGCACGACGCGCGTCCCCGCGGTTCGGGACGATAACTTTCTCAAGGCGGAAGCTTCGTTGCGATCGTTTGTCGATCAACAGAAGGATCATCCGCGCGTGGCCGAAGCGCGGATGCAGTTGGGGAAATTGCTGCTGACTCGGGCCGTGGTGCTTTTGGAGGGAAAGGAACTCGACGACGCCCAACGCAAAAACGCTCGCGGTTCGCTCGACGCGGCGGCGACAGTCTTTGATCAGATCGTCGAAGATCTGCGCGGCAAGTTGAAAGCGATGCAGGGCAATAAGATCGATTCGAGCGACTCGGCGGCGCTGGCTCTTCGGGAGCGATATCGCGGCGAGTTTCTAGGAGCGAATCTGTTGGGCGGAGATGTCCGCGAACGAGCGGGGGACACGTTCCCGAAAGATTCTCCCGAGCGGGTCAAACGCTACGACGCGGCGCTAGCTAAATACAAGGAGCTGGCTGAAAAGTACAGTTCGCTGTTGCCTGGTGCTCAGGCGGCCTTCTTCATCGGCCGGGTGCAAGAAAAGAAGGGAGACGTCGATGCGGCGTTGACCGCTTATCAAAATACACTTCGGCAGCCCGACGTCGAAGCCTTGCGACCAGCCAAGACCGAAGCGGCAGCCCGCGCGGTCGACATCTTGATGTCCAAGAGCCCGCCGAAGACGAAAGAAGCGATCGCGTTGGCCGGTTCCTGGATGGGCGGCTTGCGTCCCAATGAGCGTTCGCTGCCGGAATGGCAAGTCTTGCGAACCGCGTTGGCCAAAGCTTATTTGGCATCGGCATCGGATCAAAAGCCGGCCGATGCTAGAAAAACCAAGGGAACTGCTCGCGCCTTGTTGGTTGCCGCGACCAAGGTTCCTGGGCCGCATCTCGGTGAGGCCCGCGAGTTGTTGGGAAATATTGGCGTCGAGGTGACCGACGAAGAAGCCGCGCCCGTGGAGGCACCCAAGTCGTTCGCCGAAGCCTTGACTGCCTGCCGGGAAATGATGGACGCAGCCAAAATGGCGGCGCTGCCAATCCAAGTCTTGAAGGATGAGATCGCGCGTGGCGGCGACAACGTTGATGAGTTGAAGCAGCAAGTGGTCGAAGCGCAAGCCGACGTCGACAAGCGATACGAGGTCGCGTCGAGCATGATCCAGCAGGGCTTGGCGCTGACGAGCCGCGAAGACACACAGGAAGCGATCAATCAGGGGCGGTTCTCTCTAGCCTGGATCGAATCGCAGCGCGAGCGTTATTGGGAAGCTGCCGTGATTGGTGAATTCGTCGCTCGGCGGTTTCCCACCGACGCGTTGGCGTTGCAGAGCGGATTGGTCGCGTTGAACGCTTATCAATCGATGTTGCAGGCAGCAGATGAAACCCGGCAAGCCGCGCTGATGCGGAAGATCGAACCGCTGGCGATGTTCTTGTCGGATCAGTGGCCCGAG
Above is a genomic segment from Rosistilla ulvae containing:
- a CDS encoding tetratricopeptide repeat protein, yielding MIHLTKMVPTGLLAIGLAFSASPLHVLGEEPAEMYLKQLRANRYFDMALIYLDRIEKGAPAPDEIRSAIGLERAQTYLEIAGTTRVPAVRDDNFLKAEASLRSFVDQQKDHPRVAEARMQLGKLLLTRAVVLLEGKELDDAQRKNARGSLDAAATVFDQIVEDLRGKLKAMQGNKIDSSDSAALALRERYRGEFLGANLLGGDVRERAGDTFPKDSPERVKRYDAALAKYKELAEKYSSLLPGAQAAFFIGRVQEKKGDVDAALTAYQNTLRQPDVEALRPAKTEAAARAVDILMSKSPPKTKEAIALAGSWMGGLRPNERSLPEWQVLRTALAKAYLASASDQKPADARKTKGTARALLVAATKVPGPHLGEARELLGNIGVEVTDEEAAPVEAPKSFAEALTACREMMDAAKMAALPIQVLKDEIARGGDNVDELKQQVVEAQADVDKRYEVASSMIQQGLALTSREDTQEAINQGRFSLAWIESQRERYWEAAVIGEFVARRFPTDALALQSGLVALNAYQSMLQAADETRQAALMRKIEPLAMFLSDQWPEDPNSASAANLLVQISMLDKRWDDAEKYLVKIPTDSPARAKFQNLLGQFLWNEYQQQIKADETEKAAGTLQRSMKQLEAGLKLVQRNDVDNTTLLSALLLSKAKLQNDDAKASLSILENETYGPLNRLKGDGALKAPGQGFVPDTYRTALQALVSQLKDGGDGGELLPKAKSMMSDLREALSSEPDSGKKLIGIYYSLAKDIRLQIENAKPNEKVKLIEAVKLFLGNVGDQSTDPATKHWVAQTFMEMGESAMGDVPPPATGQAKELLEAAAKQLKALLDDPSEDADAVRQIRFELATTSRMMGDYKGAINQLEQILKEKNSMIDAQVQAALSYQQWALSPGFNPKYVKNALNSAMSGARPDAKRKNTIWGWGKLAKLAQGKPAFEATFFDARYRIAECMYMTGQRSPEPSDKAKYAEKAEKVILGTLQLYPKLGGPEDVQRNDKLIRQAQQAQAKTPTGLP
- the mdh gene encoding malate dehydrogenase, translating into MKRAKITIIGAGNVGATCAHWCAAAELGDIVLLDIPATEDMPKGKALDLMQASPIVGFDSNIVGTTSYDDSRDSDVIVVTAGIPRKPGMSRDDLLATNAKIVSSVGEQIKATSPNAVVIVVSNPLDAMVQQMLKVTGFAPNKVVGQAGVLDTARYRAFLAMELGVSVEDISAMLMGGHGDTMVPIPSCTSVGGIPVTQLLSQQRLDEIVDRTRKGGAEIVSLLKTGSAYYAPAAACTQMVEAIVKDKKRLIPCAAYCDTQYGVGGFYVGVPCILGNDGVEKIVELELTAEEKTNFQKSVDAVKSLVATMDGLLSA